From the genome of Deltaproteobacteria bacterium:
ATTCCTCCGAGGTCGGCTCCGCGACGTCGATCTTCTGGAAGCGGCGCGAGAGGGCATGGTCTTTTTCAAACACGGTCCGGTAATCCTTGTACGTGGTGGTGCCGATACAACGGATATCGCCATTGGCCAGCGCCGGTTTCAGGATGTTCGAGGCATCCAGCGCCCCCCCGGAAACGGCCCCGGCGCCGATGATCGTGTGAATTTCATCGATAAAGAGAATCCGGTTCTTTTTTTCGGTCATCGCGCAAATGACCCCTTTAAGCCGCTCTTCAAACTCCCCGCGGAATTTGGTGCCCGCCAAAAGGGCCCCCATGTCGAGGGCGTAAAGGACCGAGTCGCGAAGCGAATTGGGAACCTCCCTGTTGACAATCCGGAGCGCCAGTCCCTCGGCGATGGCGGTTTTTCCAACGCCGGCGTCGCCGACAAAGATCGGGTTGTTCTTCCGCCGGCGGACCAGGATGTGAATGGTCCTCTCCATCTCTTTTTCCCTGCCGATCAGCGGATCGATGGCGCCTCGCGCGGCCTTCTCGTTCAGGTTGATGCAAAAACGGGTGAGGGGGTCGCGGCTTTTTGCGGGCCTCCCTTCCTCGTCAAATTCCGTTTCGGGCGGGGGGAGAAGCGGCAGGGCCTCTTTTTTAAGGCCGTGCGACAGGGTACGGACGACATCGAAGCGATAGACATTCTGCCGGGCCAGAAAATAGACGGCGTGCGACTCTTTTTCGCGGAACATCGCCGCCAGCACATGGCCGCCGTCCATCTGGTTTTTTCCGGCCGCCAGGCCGGCTTGGGCTACCAGCCCAGCCTGGGCCGATTGGACATGGGCCGCCGCCACCTGCAGAACAAACTGAACCCCGATGGTGTACTGTGGCTCGATGCTTTCGACATCGCCATCAAGCGCCTCCAGATGTTCCGAGAGGAATTCCAAGAGATCGCGGCGGATCTTTTCGAGGTCGGCGCCGCAGACGGCAAGGACCCGGGAGGCAACGGGGTCGTAAGTCAGGGCATAGAGGAGGTGCTCCAGCGTAATGTACTCATGCCGGCGGGTTTTTGCCTCCCGATAGGCCCGTTCGAGCGTTTTTTCCAGTTCCTCGGTAACCAACATTTTTTTAGACTCCTGTCTTCCGACTTCTTCTTCAGGCCGCTTCCATAATACATTCTAACGGATGTTCATGCTTTTTGGCGAGTTCTTTAACCACAGTCACCTTTGTCCGCGCCACATCGCAGGTAAAAACGCCGCAGACCCCCTTGCCTTTCAGATGGACATCCATCATCAGTCGCGTGGCCTCATCGATCTGCTTGTGAAAAACGGTTTGAATGAGCCACACCACGAAATCCATCGGGGTGTAATCGTCGTTCAACAGGATCACCGCGTACATCCTCGGCTTTTTGACCCGAATCTGTTTTTCGGTGACGACCTGTGAGTCGAGGAACTCGTCTTGCCGGCGTTCAAGGGACATACCTTGAATTATAACCATGAAGCGGCGGGGAACAAGAGGGAAGGTTCGACTCGGTGCGTCATGGATTTTTTCTCCTTTTTCCCTTCCTGCCCCAAATACCCCTCCAATGGCAGTCGATTAATTCCAATAATTCCAAAAGATTAGAAAAAAAATAACTTCGCCCTTTTTCTCCCCCTTTTTTCCTGATAAAATTTTAAAATTCATGTCTAAGCGAGCAATCTGGCTTTGCCAGTTGTGAGCGCGGGGTTTGGGGCCACCTGCCCGCCGGATTGGCAGGCGGGTTTGAGGCCCGAAAATAAATAGACGCGTGTAGCAACAAACGGGCCGAAAGGGCCCCAAGTAGAATGGCTCCAAAAATCAAAATATTAATTGCGGACGGGAATGCCCGCAATCACCCGGTTTTTGAACGGGGGTTGAAGGGTTTTGAGCTCGTCTTTGCCCCAAGCGGCCCCGAGGCGGTCACGTTGATGCAGGAGACAGGCTTTGCCCTCCTGATCATCGACAATGGCCTTTCCGGAATGACGAGCCTCGATCTTTTGGGCGAATCCCGGCGGCTCTCCGGAAACACCCTCCCCGCGATATTGATCGTCAATGACGGCGAGGAAAAAACCGCGATCGCGGCCAAAAAAGCGGGGGCGAGCGATTATCTGAACCGGCACGAACTGGAATCCCCCATCCTCCCCATGGCGGTCATGCGCGCCCTCGAGCACAAGAAATGGGAGCAGGTCTACTGGAACCTTTCGGAAAATCAGATCTCCTCCTATCTGAAAGACCCCCTCACCTCGGTTTACAACAAACACTACTTCAACACCCGGCTTGCCGAAGAACGGAGGCGCTCCCGGAGGTATGACTTTCCGCTGACCATGTCCCTTTTTCACATCGACCAGTTTTTCGAAATGAATAAAAAATACGGAAA
Proteins encoded in this window:
- the clpS gene encoding ATP-dependent Clp protease adapter ClpS, producing MSLERRQDEFLDSQVVTEKQIRVKKPRMYAVILLNDDYTPMDFVVWLIQTVFHKQIDEATRLMMDVHLKGKGVCGVFTCDVARTKVTVVKELAKKHEHPLECIMEAA
- a CDS encoding diguanylate cyclase, which codes for MAPKIKILIADGNARNHPVFERGLKGFELVFAPSGPEAVTLMQETGFALLIIDNGLSGMTSLDLLGESRRLSGNTLPAILIVNDGEEKTAIAAKKAGASDYLNRHELESPILPMAVMRALEHKKWEQVYWNLSENQISSYLKDPLTSVYNKHYFNTRLAEERRRSRRYDFPLTMSLFHIDQFFEMNKKYGKKTAEQILKDVAQYLVRDIRGSDLLARLDNDRFVLLQPHTKLDEARATWERLLNNLANHPFTAGGKNFSVTLHVAMTSLNREIEEIDRLIKSMDEYVEENGENASRLLLYAPEGS